One window of the Aquila chrysaetos chrysaetos chromosome 8, bAquChr1.4, whole genome shotgun sequence genome contains the following:
- the STT3A gene encoding dolichyl-diphosphooligosaccharide--protein glycosyltransferase subunit STT3A has protein sequence MTKLGFLRLSYEKQDTLLKLLILSMAAVLSFSTRLFSVLRFESVIHEFDPYFNYRTTRFLAEEGFYKFHNWFDDRAWYPLGRIIGGTIYPGLMITSAAIYHVLHFFHITIDIRNVCVFLAPLFSSFTTIVTYHLTKELKDAGAGLLAAAMIAVVPGYISRSVAGSYDNEGIAIFCMLLTYYMWIKAVKTGSIYWAAMCALAYFYMVSSWGGYVFLINLIPLHVLVLMLTGRFSHRIYVAYCTVYCLGTILSMQISFVGFQPVLSSEHMAALGVFGLCQIHAFVDYLRSKLNPQQFEILFRSVISLVGFVLLTIGAVLMLTGKISPWTGRFYSLLDPSYAKNNIPIIASVSEHQPTTWSSYYFDLQLLVFMFPVGLYYCFSNLSDARIFIIMYGVTSMYFSAVMVRLMLVLAPVMCILSGIGVSQVLSTYMKNLDISRPDKKSKKQQDSTYPIKNEVASGMILVMAFFLITYTFHSTWVTSEAYSSPSIVLSARGGDGSRIIFDDFREAYYWLRHNTPEDAKVMSWWDYGYQITAMANRTILVDNNTWNNTHISRVGQAMASTEEKAYEIMRELDVSYVLVIFGGLTGYSSDDINKFLWMVRIGGSTDTGRHIKEHDYYTPTGEFRVDREGSPVLLNCLMYKMCYYRFGQVYTEAKRPPGYDRVRNAEIGNKDFELDVLEEAYTTEHWLVRIYKVKDLDNRGLSRT, from the exons ATGACCAAGTTAGGGTTTCTCCGGCTGTCCTATGAGAAGCAAGACACTCTGCTCAAGCTCCTCATCTTGTCGATGGCAGCTGTGCTGT CTTTCTCCACAaggcttttttctgtcttaagaTTTGAAAGTGTCATCCATGAATTTGACCC GTATTTTAACTACCGCACAACCCGCTTTCTGGCAGAGGAGGGCTTCTATAAGTTCCACAACTGGTTTGACGACCGAGCCTGGTACCCCTTGGGCAGGATTATCGGTGGGACCATTTATCCAG GCCTGATGATCACGTCGGCAGCAATTTACCACGTGCTGCACTTCTTCCACATCACCATCGACATCCGAAATGTCTGTGTGTTCCTGGctcccctcttctcctcttTCACCACCATAGTGACTTACCACCTCACCAAAGAGCTCAAG gatgCAGGGGCAGGACTTCTTGCTGCTGCCATGATTGCAGTTGTGCCCGGGTACATCTCTCGATCTGTTGCCGGCTCCTACGATAACGAAG GTATCGCCATATTCTGCATGCTGTTAACTTATTACATGTGGATCAAAGCTGTCAAAACTGGCTCCATCTATTGGGCGGCAATGTGTGCTCTTGCCTATTTCTACATG GTCTCCTCGTGGGGTGGCTACGTCTTTCTGATTAACCTCATCCCCTTGCACGTTCTTGTGCTGATGCTGACCGGACGCTTCTCCCACAGGATCTACGTAGCCTATTGCACCGTCTACTGCTTGGGAACCATCCTCTCGATGCAGATCTCCTTTGTTGGCTTCCAG CCTGTCCTTTCCTCGGAGCACATGGCTGCCCTTGGAGTCTTCGGCTTGTGTCAGATCCACGCCTTCGTAGACTACCTTCGGAGCAAGCTGAACCCGCAGCAATTTGAAATCCTCTTCAGGAGTGTCATTTCCCTGGTTGGCTTCGTCCTCCTTACCATCGGGGCCGTGCTGATGCTGACAG GGAAAATCTCCCCATGGACAGGACGTTTCTACTCCCTGCTGGATCCTTCCTATGCAAAGAACAACATCCCCATCATTGCCTCTGTCTCCGAGCACCAGCCCACCACTTGGTCCTCCTACTACTTTGACCTGCAGCTTCTCGTTTTCATGTTCCCAG TCGGTCTGTATTACTGCTTCAGTAACCTCTCGGACGCCCGCATTTTTATCATCATGTACGGCGTGACCAGCATGTACTTCTCTGCTGTGATG GTGCGTCTTATGCTGGTGCTGGCTCCGGTGATGTGCATCTTGTCCGGCATCGGCGTTTCTCAGGTGTTGTCCACCTACATGAAGAACTTGGATATCAGCCGGCCAGAcaagaagagcaaaaagcagcaagactCCACCTACCCCATCAAAAATGAA GTTGCCAGTGGCATGATCCTGGTCATGGCTTTCTTCCTGATCACCTACACCTTCCATTCCACCTGGGTGACCAGCGAGGCGTACTCCTCCCCCTCCATCGTGCTCTCTGCCCGGGGTGGGGATGGCAGCAGGATCATCTTTGATGACTTCAGAGAAGCTTATTACTGGCTACGTCACAACACGCCAGAG GATGCGAAGGTGATGTCCTGGTGGGACTATGGGTACCAGATAACCGCCATGGCCAACCGGACcatcctggtggacaacaacACCTGGAACAACACGCACATCTCCCGCGTTGGTCAG GCGATGGCATCGACGGAGGAGAAAGCCTACGAGATCATGAGGGAGCTGGACGTCAGCTACGTGCTGGTAATCTTTGGAGGCCTCACTGGGTATTCATCTGATG ATATCAACAAGTTCCTGTGGATGGTGCGGATCGGGGGTAGCACGGACACGGGGCGCCACATCAAGGAGCACGACTACTACACCCCCACAGGGGAGTTTCGGGTCGACCGCGAGGGCTCCCCGGTGCTCCTCAACTGCCTCATGTACAAGATGTGCTACTACCGCTTTGGCCAGGTCTACACCGAGGCCA AGCGACCGCCGGGCTACGATCGGGTGAGGAACGCCGAAATCGGCAACAAGGACTTTGAGCTGGACGTGCTGGAGGAGGCGTACACCACAGAACACTGGCTGGTCCGAATATACAAG GTGAAAGATTTGGATAACCGCGGCTTGTCGAGAACGTAG